The genome window GAGTACTTCGTGCACGGCGGAGGCATCAATACCTTCGGCGAGTTCTACTGGAACGGCGGCTTCCTCTGCGTCGTCGTCATGTCTGGGCTCACGCTGTGGTTCGCATACCTGTGCGACACGCGCTTCCGCGACGACTACCGCTGGCTGATGCTCCAGTGCTGCTTCGCACCGGGTCTTCTCATGGGACTGGGCTATGGCTTCGCGCAGGTCTCTCGCGGATTCTTCAATGGTCTGATCGCGATTCTAGCCATTGCGCTCCTGAACAAGCGCGTTCGCGTCCGATTGGTACCCACCAGACCGGCGAATTCTCGAATGTCGAAGACTAATGAGGCTGCGGCCCCATGACATTCGAGCCGTTCCACCGTCGCCGCATTTCCTGGCTGGATCCGCGCATGGCCCCCGTCTTCATCGCCGCAGCGGTGATGGTGGCTACCTTCGCCATCTTTTGGCCAACGACCCTCATCAACGGCGACGAGATCTCTTACGCGGGGCAAGCCCGAATGCTTGCCGCGCTGCACGTCGTCCCACGAGACGGCGATCCGTTCCCTGCGCCTCTGGGTACTGGCGGCGAAACCGTGAGGTACCCGCTCGGCCGGCCTGCGCTTCTCGCGCTTCCGTCCGTTCTCGGCTTCCGCTGGATGTACCTCGCACCGCTCATCCTGCACATGATGGGTGTGCTCTCATTTGGGAGGATGCTGATCCGTCGCGACCTGCCGGGGCACCTGGCGCTGGTCTTTGCGTTTCATCCCGTGTTCTGGCCGTTCGCGCGAACGCTCATGTCTGACCTGCCGGCGGTGGTGGGTTTCATCGCAGCTATGGATGCCTGGGAGAACGAACAACCCGGTATGAGCGCGCTCGGCTTAGGCTGGGCCATCGCCGTACGTTCTGCCTCATTGTTCCCTGCTCTCGGCTTCATCCTCGCGGTCTCCGGTGCGCTCAGGAAACGGTCGCGCGACGCAATGATTCTTGGGCTGGGATGTACGCTTGGCCTTCTCTTGGAGTTCGCTTCCACGGAGCTCATTCACGGTTCCATGACGTCGCGCTACTCCGATGCGGCCAGCGCTCTGCTGAGCCTGTCCAACGCACCTGAGAACCTGCTCCTCTATGCCGCCGGACTGATGCTGATTCCGCCTCTCCCCCTCCTTTGGCTGGCCGCAAGCCGACGGATTGAGCGCTGGGCAGCCGTAGCCGTTCCGTCAATCTCGTTCTTCATATTTTATGCATACCACGACAGCTCCACCCGACTTCTCGAGACCTTCCTGGGCGGTCAACGGCTGATCATGCCCGCCCATGCCGCGCTGCTTATGGCTACCTCCACCACGTGGGGCCACCTTCCGTTCTTGAAGTGGACGAAGCTGGTTTTCGTGTCGGCGGTTGCTGCCGGTTGGCTTGGTTGCTTTGCCGTGCAGCACCTCGAACTACGCTATGGCGTCGCCCGTGATGCGCTCGTCGCTTGTGAGGCTAAGGCGGTCTCCTACAATACAAACGCCAGCCGCGTGGCGCTCGCCACGGATGCCCAGACCTTTCACCTCATCGACGAGCGGGCGCCCCGAGCTGGAGACGAGGTCGTGATCATCTCGAGGGGGTCAACCGACAAACCAACCTCTCGACCGACCGTGGAACTACACTCTTCCTCATGAGCTCTCTGCGCGGAAGGACCGATGTGGAAAGTTTGGAGAATTCATGATCTTCGACCTCCGAGAGAATCGGCCGTCCTGCGCCTCCACGGGGCAGGCTTGCTCCCAAACCGATCTCTATTGAGGTCTATTGAGGATTCCAGTCAATGAGCTCGGAACTGAAAACAATAGGAATCGTGGGGGCCGGGGCGGTGGTGGAGCAATTGCATCTTCCTGCCCTGCAAACCCTCCCAAATGTGCAGGTCTCCTGGGTGCTCGACATCGATCCCGGGCGGGCGCAGCGCGTCGCGAGGATGTTCAAGGTCTCCAAGGTCCTCGACGACCTCTCCCAAGCTCCTCCGACGTTTGCGGTCCTGGCTGCCACTCCCGTTGGATACCGCCGCCGAATCATCGAGACGCTCCTCGAGCGAGGCTCGCACGTTCTTTCTGAGAAGCCATTCGCCGCGACTCTTCAAGATCACGACCAACTCGTGAGCGCCGCCCAGCGGGCTCACCTCCAGATTGGTGTGGGTTTGATGCGGCGCTGCTATCGCCCGACCATCATGGCGCGTGCGCTCGTTCAAAGTGGAGTACTTGGAGCCGTCCAAGAGGTCTATGCAGGAGAAGGCGGGAAGATGCGAGGCACCGGCAGAGCATCCAACTGGTATCAAACGAACCGGGAGGCCTCAGGTGGAGGAATTCTCATCGAGACAGGCTCTCACCTCCTCGACCAGGTAATCTCGATCTGCGGCGCATCCGACGCTGAGGTTGATGAGTTTAAGCATGTGAGCGTCGAGGACCTCGACTTCCACGTGGATCTGAAAGTCAACGCGAGGACGCCAACGGGAAGAGTCCCGATGCGATTTTCTCTTTCACGAATCCGAGAGATTGCGAATGGGATCTGGATCCGCTTCGAACGGGGAGCGGTACAGCTCGAGACCTCGCCGGACGCGAGTGTGGTCCTCTTGGACAGTGATCGCCATCGCATCGGGACAGTCAACAACGACGTCGGCGCAACGAAGCCATTCCAGGCCTTTCGTGACGAATGGGCTGCGTTCCTCGAGCAATGCACGACCGGTCGCCAAGGTTCGATGTCGGCGCAAAGCGCCCGCCTGAGCACTCAGATCGTCGATGAGTGCTACGCACGGCGACACGACGCGTCCACGGTGGAGTCACCATGAAGCGAATCGCTGTCTTCGGGGCAACCGGTCAGGTTGGTCGAGCCATCATCTCAAGATGGGCCCGTTCACGAAACACGCAGATTGTCGCAATCGTGCGGAATGAATTCGGGGCGCTGGGTCTCAAGGGACTCCCCAATACCGAGATCCGCACGGGTGATCCGGCCAACGCGGATTCGGTTGCCGAGCTTCTCGAGGGCTGTGACGCCGTTCTCAACTCCGCGCTCGCCACAGGGCTCCCAAATCAATCACGTGCACTCAACCGGGCAATGGTGGAGAACTCTGCCGAGGTCGCGCGCCGGGCAGGTCGGCTCAGAGCGTTCGTCCAACTCAGCTCTGTTGCGGTCTACGGCTTTCCAGTCGCAGAACGGAAAGGTGATTTCACGAGGCCTCAACCTGCAACCGGCTACGGGAGGGATAAACTCTACATTGAGGAGATTGTCCGCCGCTCCTTCACTTCAGACAGCTGCCCAGGTCATGTCGTTCGCGTCGGCCATGTCCTGGGGCCTTATCAGGGCCACTCTCGAGGCATCATCGCGCAGCTCTTTGATCCTTCTTTTCAACTACCGTTCGACGGAAGCAAGCCCTCGAATGCAATCCACGTGGACCACCTCGCGTTCGCGCTGCGCGCGCTGATCGATCAGCGAGGCTCCTCCAACTGCTTCAACGCGGTCGGGGACGGAAATCCGACGTGGCACCAGGTCTTCGAGGACCACGCACGCACCGTTGGCACGAAAATGCCCCGCTCCATGTCCCCCGAGGAGTCTTCACAAAGGCGTGCAGCAGAGCTCGCAAAGCTTCGTTCTTCGCGAATGGTTCAAGCAGCCCGGGACACGCTTCGTCCAGCGGTCTCGGCGTTTGTGAGCGCGTTCGCATCTTCACCGGCAATTCGCGACCTGGGCCACGAGGTGCTCGTTCGGGCCCCACGCTCGGCCGAGAGCGCCATCAAGCGCGCGTATACCTCGTGGTCTGCACGCGATCAGACCTCAGCGGTCTCTTCGTCACCTCAGACCGACGTTCCTCCCTGGTACTACTGGGATGGCGTGCCCGGACCCAATCTCCTCGAACGCTTCAACGTTCAGCAAGAGCTGACCGCTGCTGAAATCGAGAGTGATTTGAAAGCTTGGGCGAGCGCAATGGCCAATCCGCTCTGACTCGCGCGCCGATCAATCCACTTTCTCGGAGGCCGGCAGGATGCCGAGCGCCCGGAGCAATACGTGAAACCGATGCTGCCACTGGTGCTCACGAATGCATCGCGCTCTCGCCCGAGCGGCCATGGCGTCGGACTCGTCGCGGTTTCGAAGGTGGTGTCTGAGCAGG of Deltaproteobacteria bacterium contains these proteins:
- a CDS encoding NAD(P)-dependent oxidoreductase → MKRIAVFGATGQVGRAIISRWARSRNTQIVAIVRNEFGALGLKGLPNTEIRTGDPANADSVAELLEGCDAVLNSALATGLPNQSRALNRAMVENSAEVARRAGRLRAFVQLSSVAVYGFPVAERKGDFTRPQPATGYGRDKLYIEEIVRRSFTSDSCPGHVVRVGHVLGPYQGHSRGIIAQLFDPSFQLPFDGSKPSNAIHVDHLAFALRALIDQRGSSNCFNAVGDGNPTWHQVFEDHARTVGTKMPRSMSPEESSQRRAAELAKLRSSRMVQAARDTLRPAVSAFVSAFASSPAIRDLGHEVLVRAPRSAESAIKRAYTSWSARDQTSAVSSSPQTDVPPWYYWDGVPGPNLLERFNVQQELTAAEIESDLKAWASAMANPL
- a CDS encoding Gfo/Idh/MocA family oxidoreductase translates to MSSELKTIGIVGAGAVVEQLHLPALQTLPNVQVSWVLDIDPGRAQRVARMFKVSKVLDDLSQAPPTFAVLAATPVGYRRRIIETLLERGSHVLSEKPFAATLQDHDQLVSAAQRAHLQIGVGLMRRCYRPTIMARALVQSGVLGAVQEVYAGEGGKMRGTGRASNWYQTNREASGGGILIETGSHLLDQVISICGASDAEVDEFKHVSVEDLDFHVDLKVNARTPTGRVPMRFSLSRIREIANGIWIRFERGAVQLETSPDASVVLLDSDRHRIGTVNNDVGATKPFQAFRDEWAAFLEQCTTGRQGSMSAQSARLSTQIVDECYARRHDASTVESP